One window of Siniperca chuatsi isolate FFG_IHB_CAS linkage group LG19, ASM2008510v1, whole genome shotgun sequence genomic DNA carries:
- the boc gene encoding brother of CDO, whose translation MSGKRDWTPWMKKRRALVLCALCAVLLCCLQSGASLPDEVPVFTEEPMSVVQKLGGSVNLRCSIRPTSANISWRLNGQEFLDGDLGVVLGPNSLYIPALSNLTLGRYQCVASTGAGALASVPANVTAAKLRDFEPDDQQEIEVDEGNTAVIECHLPESQPKAQVRYSVKQEWLETSKGNYLIMPSGNLQIANATQDDEGPYKCAAYNPVTQEVKTSISADRLRIRRSTSEAARIIYPPASRSIMVTKGQRLVLECVASGIPTPQVIWAKDGQDLRSHNNTRFLLSNLLIDAVGEGDSGTYICRADNGIGSASSATVLYDVQVFEPPQVTVELLQQEVVYGATVRFTCQARGKPTPSVMWLHNARPLAPSPRHRLTSRMLRVSNVGPQDDGLYQCLAENGVGSSQASARLITVSTGISSKGKLPSIYRPLSPDKVLKEQPPVRPGATGAMLPLDCSELPGQILPAEAPIILSQPRTGKADYYELTWRPRHERGVPVLEYMVKYRKVGDPLAEWTSSSISGSLHKLTLAKLQPDSLYEVEMTAKNCAGLGQPAMMTFRTGKGRKGVIDPPKTPAVPSPSLSPPEAPDKPTVSTATETSAYVTWIPRGNRGFPIQSFRVEYKKVKKAGEDWVTAVENIPPSRLSVEITGLEKGTSYKFRVVAVNVIGSSPPSAPSKAYTVVGGRTHERPVDGPYITYNEAINETTIILKWTYTPVNNTPIYGFYIYYRPTDSDNDSDYKKDVVEGDRYWHSITDLQPETAYDIKMQSFNEKGESEFGNVVILETKARPNHLRPPPSETPEHGLGHSSGLVPRPGDLPYLIVGIVLGAFVFIIVAFIPFCLWRAWAKQKQTSDLCFPAVAAPVSSCQYTMVPLQGLALVGHCPLDGRMTAPHGVYPANGEYTPNGKPHHPTHCLPGLQQEEVDCDMECDTLLPQTVSNGHLPVYHYSTSGSDHHEQSCCPPDDSTLQLLDSSHQHVSSQELGHNGNFCCGNKVEDGVTPKPMSFPLLCLEDEGIFITSSSAATTPQSCGDTIQEVNILPNEASPGDEGTSNTTDA comes from the exons ATGTCTGGAAAGCGAGACTGGACTCCGTGGATGAAAAAGAGAAGGGCTCTGGTGTTGTGCGCTCTGTGTGCAGTACTACTGTGCTGCCTACAGAGCGGCGCCTCTCTCCCCG ACGAGGTGCCAGTGTTCACTGAAGAGCCCATGTCAGTGGTGCAGAAGCTGGGAGGCAGCGTGAATCTGCGCTGCAGCATCCGACCCACCTCCGCCAATATCAGCTGGCGCCTCAACGGCCAGGAGTTTTTGGACGGAGATTTGGGTGTAGTGCTGGGGCCCAACAGCCTTTATATCCCCGCACTCTCCAACCTGACTCTGGGCAGATACCAGTGTGTGGCCAGCACCGGCGCAGGAGCCCTGGCTAGTGTGCCTGCTAACGTTACTGCTGCCA agCTGCGAGACTTTGAGCCCGATGACCAGCAGGAGATCGAGGTTGACGAAGGCAACACGGCTGTGATTGAATGTCACCTCCCAGAAAGCCAGCCTAAGGCTCAGGTCCGCTACAGTGTCAAACAGGAGTGGCTGGAAACATCCAAAG GGAACTACCTCATTATGCCGTCAGGGAACCTGCAGATAGCCAACGCCACGCAGGACGATGAGGGGCCGTACAAGTGTGCTGCCTACAACCCCGTCACTCAGGAGGTCAAAACATCCATCTCCGCTGACCGCCTGCGCATACGCC GCTCCACCTCAGAAGCAGCTCGTATCATTTACCCACCGGCGTCTCGTTCCATCATGGTGACCAAAGGCCAGCGGCTGGTGTTGGAGTGCGTGGCCAGTGGCATCCCCACTCCACAGGTCATATGGGCAAAAGATGGGCAGGACCTGCGTTCCCATAACAACACGCGCTTCCTGCTCAGCAACCTGCTGATTGACGCAGTGGGCGAGGGCGACTCGGGCACTTACATTTGCCGAGCGGACAACGGCATCGGCTCGGCCAGCTCTGCAACGGTGCTTTATGACGTACAAGTGTTTG AGCCTCCTCAGGTGACggtggagctgctgcagcaggaggTTGTGTACGGCGCGACGGTGCGCTTCACCTGCCAGGCCCGCGGTAAACCCACTCCCTCAGTGATGTGGCTTCACAACGCCCGTCCCCTCGCCCCGTCTCCTCGCCACCGCCTGACCTCCCGGATGCTACGGGTCTCAAACGTGGGCCCTCAGGATGATGGACTGTACCAATGCCTGGCTGAGAATGGGGTGGGCAGCTCACAGGCCTCCGCTCGTCTCATCACAGTATCAACCG ggATTTCATCCAAGGGGAAGCTGCCCTCGATCTATCGGCCGCTCAGCCCAGACAAAGTGCTGAAAGAGCAGCCGCCTGTGAGGCCTGGAGCCACGGGCGCCATGTTGCCTCTTGACTGTTCTGAGCTGCCAGGACAGATCCTGCCTGCAGAAGCCCCCATCATCCTCAGCCAGCCTCGCACAGGCAAGGCTGACTACTATGAACTCACCTGGAGGCCGCGGCATGAACGAGGGGTTCCTGTGCTGGAGTATATGGTCAAATACAGAAAG GTGGGAGACCCTCTAGCAGAGTGGACCTCCAGCAGTATCTCAGGCTCTCTCCACAAGCTGACTCTGGCCAAGCTGCAGCCAGATAGCCTGTATGAGGTGGAGATGACTGCCAAAAACTGTGCAGGTTTGGGACAACCTGCTATGATGACCTTCAGAACTGGCAAAG GTCGCAAAGGGGTAATTGACCCACCGAAAACTCCTGCTGTTCCGTCACCAAGCCTCTCTC ctcctgaAGCCCCCGACAAGCCCACAGTCTCCACGGCAACGGAAACGTCTGCATACGTGACTTGGATTCCTCGCGGTAACCGCGGCTTCCCCATCCAGTCATTTCGGGTGGAGTACAAGAAGGTGAAAAAGGCAGGAGAGGACTGGGTGACGGCGGTGGAAAACATCCCCCCGTCACGGCTCTCTGTGGAGATCACGGGCCTGGAGAAAG GTACGTCCTATAAGTTTCGTGTTGTGGCAGTGAATGTAATCGGTTCCAGTCCTCCCAGTGCTCCTTCAAAGGCATACACAGTGGTGGGTGGGAGAACCCATGAGCGCCCTGTTGATGGACCCTACATCACCTACAATGAAGCCATCAATGAGACTACCATCATTCTCAAATGGACG TACACTCCCGTAAACAACACACCCATCTACGGCTTCTACATCTACTACCGGCCAACAGACAGCGATAATGACAGTGACTATAAGAAGGATGTGGTGGAGGGAGACAGGTACTGGCATTCGATCACTGACCTCCAGCCTGAGACTGCCTACGACATCAAGATGCAGAGCTTCAACGAGAAGGGAGAGAGTGAATTTGGCAATGTGGTGATCCTTGAAACGAAAG CTCGTCCTAATCACCTGCGACCTCCTCCATCAGAGACCCCAGAACATGGGTTGGGACACTCCAGCGGACTCGTGCCTCGGCCCGGCGACCTCCCCTACCTCATTGTTGGTATTGTCCTGGGAGCCTTCGTCTTCATCATTGTCGCCTTCATTCCCTTCTGCCTTTGGAGGGCTTGGGCCAAACAGA AGCAAACATCTGACTTGTGTTTTCCTGCCGTGGCCGCCCCTGTGTCGTCATGCCAGTACACCATGGTTCCCCTTCAGGGACTTGCCCTGGTTGGCCACTGCCCGCTGGATGGCCGCATGACCGCTCCACACGGCGTCTACCCTGCTAATGGAGAATACACTCCGAATGGCAAACCTCACCACCCCACACACTGCCTGCCAGGGCTGCAGCAG GAGGAGGTGGACTGTGATATGGAGTGCGACACGTTGTTGCCACAGACGGTGTCAAATGGACATCTGCCCGTTTACCACTACTCCACCAG TGGTTCAGATCATCATGAACAGAGTTGCTGTCCTCCTGATGACTCTACTCTTCAGCTCCTCGACTCTTCCCATCAGCACGTCAGTTCACAGGAACTGGGACACAATGGCAACTTCTGTTGTGGAAATAAAGTAGAGGATGGCGTCACTCCCA AGCCAAtgtcttttcctcttctctgtctAGAAGACGAAGGGattttcatcacatcatcttcaGCAGCCACAACACCACAATCCTGTGGTGATACAATACAGGAAGTAAACATCCTCCCAAATGAAGCATCCCCTGGGGACGAAGGGACATCCAACACAACAGATGCATAA